One stretch of Thermoprotei archaeon DNA includes these proteins:
- a CDS encoding nascent polypeptide-associated complex protein codes for MSRIMNRNMMRTLQRMGISVEPLNGVREVHLIFDDKILKLVNPSVMVTKAGGQDIYQIVAEKIVEEKQALQIPPSKPIEEQPLTIPEEDVILVAEQTGVSKEKAKQVLVQTNGDIAAAILMLKSKR; via the coding sequence TTGAGTAGAATTATGAACAGAAATATGATGCGGACTCTACAGCGTATGGGCATTAGCGTAGAGCCGCTTAACGGTGTTAGAGAGGTTCATTTAATATTTGATGATAAGATTCTGAAGCTTGTCAACCCATCAGTAATGGTTACAAAAGCTGGTGGACAAGATATATATCAAATAGTTGCTGAAAAAATAGTTGAGGAGAAGCAAGCTCTTCAAATACCACCATCAAAACCTATAGAAGAACAACCATTAACTATTCCAGAGGAGGATGTGATATTAGTTGCAGAGCAGACTGGTGTTTCAAAGGAAAAAGCAAAGCAAGTACTAGTACAAACTAACGGAGATATAGCAGCCGCGATACTCATGTTAAAATCAAAGAGGTAG
- a CDS encoding PUA domain-containing protein, translating into MVVLLSMALSQIRRIADYQFGLGVGKVLFPEHVSIELSKQGRPRRIYLNDRLIATIRARDGYIALTLDGARILLGNNLAEKNIVIISEDAVPFVKNGRNVFVKFIENASRELKAGEEVIIVNKRKELIAVGRAILNGEEMLNLKSGLAIKVRRGVED; encoded by the coding sequence GTGGTGGTTCTTCTGAGCATGGCATTATCACAAATTAGGAGAATAGCGGACTATCAGTTTGGTTTAGGGGTTGGTAAGGTATTGTTTCCTGAGCATGTTAGTATTGAGCTTTCAAAACAAGGGAGACCGAGAAGAATTTATTTGAACGATAGGCTGATAGCTACTATACGTGCGCGTGATGGATATATTGCACTTACATTGGATGGAGCAAGAATATTGTTGGGGAATAATTTAGCAGAGAAAAATATTGTGATAATATCTGAGGATGCTGTGCCTTTTGTAAAAAATGGACGCAATGTGTTTGTAAAATTTATTGAGAATGCGTCTAGGGAATTAAAAGCAGGTGAAGAAGTTATCATAGTTAATAAAAGGAAAGAATTAATAGCTGTTGGAAGAGCTATTTTAAATGGTGAAGAGATGTTAAATTTAAAATCTGGGTTAGCTATTAAAGTTAGGAGAGGTGTTGAGGATTGA
- a CDS encoding multiprotein bridging factor aMBF1, with protein MLTCEICGKPIKGQPITILIGGAKLTVCNECSRYGTPIKTRQISQTQMTPAQPRIQSKPSSKTTQRKFEKDIFNENIKVIDEYPLLIKSARERLGWTQDFLASQLGEKVSVIKKIETGSIVPSIQLARKIEKVLGIPLIENIPPVTNLSQNSVPADLTLGDIAKLKTPKKTNESK; from the coding sequence TTGCTTACATGCGAAATATGCGGCAAACCTATTAAGGGTCAACCCATCACTATTTTGATAGGAGGAGCAAAATTAACAGTCTGCAATGAATGTTCACGATATGGTACACCAATAAAGACCAGACAAATTTCACAAACCCAAATGACACCAGCACAACCTAGAATACAGTCAAAACCGAGTAGCAAAACAACTCAAAGAAAATTCGAAAAGGATATTTTTAATGAGAATATAAAAGTTATTGATGAATACCCATTACTAATAAAATCCGCCAGAGAAAGATTAGGATGGACCCAAGACTTTTTAGCCAGTCAACTAGGTGAAAAGGTTTCTGTAATAAAAAAGATTGAAACAGGTTCCATTGTTCCTAGCATTCAACTAGCAAGAAAAATAGAAAAAGTACTGGGCATCCCTCTCATCGAGAATATTCCTCCCGTTACGAATCTAAGCCAAAATTCTGTGCCAGCAGATTTAACATTAGGTGATATAGCAAAACTTAAAACGCCTAAAAAGACTAATGAATCAAAATGA
- a CDS encoding tRNA (cytidine(56)-2'-O)-methyltransferase → MKIFVFRLGHRHERDKRISTHCALVARAFGADGIIFDTVDEKIEKKIHDVVNRFGGPFTLEMGVSWKNFIKKWIENGNEVIHLTMYGLPLPSVIDKIKTSNKDKLIIIGASKVPREIYEMATYNVSVTNQPHSEIAALAVFLDHLFEGKEFYKTFTNAKIQIIPSERRKKIINMKTKK, encoded by the coding sequence ATGAAAATTTTCGTGTTCAGATTAGGGCATAGACACGAGCGGGACAAAAGAATAAGTACACATTGCGCATTAGTAGCAAGAGCGTTTGGTGCAGATGGTATTATATTCGATACTGTCGATGAAAAAATAGAAAAGAAAATCCATGATGTAGTAAACAGATTTGGTGGTCCATTCACATTAGAAATGGGCGTTTCATGGAAGAACTTCATTAAGAAATGGATTGAGAACGGAAATGAAGTAATACACCTTACAATGTACGGCCTTCCACTACCATCCGTAATAGATAAGATAAAAACTAGCAATAAGGATAAATTAATAATAATTGGGGCATCAAAAGTACCTAGAGAAATTTATGAAATGGCAACATATAATGTTTCAGTGACAAACCAGCCTCATAGTGAAATAGCAGCCCTCGCAGTATTTCTCGATCACCTATTTGAAGGCAAAGAGTTTTACAAAACTTTCACCAACGCTAAAATCCAAATCATACCATCAGAACGTAGAAAAAAGATAATTAATATGAAAACTAAAAAGTAA
- the tfe gene encoding transcription factor E yields the protein MSRSENQARFKSYISKLARTFVGPVAEPVILALSERRETTEEWLIKRTGLKLSVIRKVLYELFDVGIVKYRREKEPDTGWFTYYWSLDYENLANVIHRRKKFVLEKLKNRLEYEKQNTFFICPNHPEKRYTFDEAYDHSFKCPECDTVLETQDNSAIIKFIENLMKKIETESQTTTISIDDP from the coding sequence ATGTCAAGATCAGAAAATCAAGCGAGATTCAAATCATACATATCAAAACTAGCTAGAACATTTGTAGGACCAGTAGCAGAACCAGTAATCCTAGCACTATCAGAAAGAAGAGAAACCACAGAAGAATGGTTAATAAAAAGAACTGGACTCAAACTCAGCGTAATAAGAAAAGTACTCTACGAACTCTTCGACGTAGGCATTGTAAAATATCGAAGAGAAAAAGAACCAGACACAGGATGGTTCACATATTATTGGAGCCTAGACTATGAAAACCTAGCTAATGTGATACACAGACGAAAAAAATTCGTCCTCGAAAAACTCAAAAACAGACTAGAATACGAAAAACAAAACACATTCTTCATATGCCCAAATCACCCCGAAAAAAGATACACATTCGATGAAGCATACGATCACAGCTTCAAATGCCCAGAATGCGACACAGTCCTAGAAACCCAAGACAACTCCGCAATCATTAAATTTATAGAAAACCTAATGAAAAAAATAGAAACTGAAAGCCAAACAACAACAATCTCAATAGATGACCCATAA
- a CDS encoding putative zinc-binding protein yields MATQVKILPLCYKVAEHENVIWVCDGAANVGQIGHAVGVLLTNLDKGRMCCITAVAAGSKPHLEIAEKAKRNIIINGCGNRCASKVLERAGKRIDYEIDISKYLKKVPTLDIYEADVKKIAEVVIKEAKL; encoded by the coding sequence ATGGCAACTCAGGTCAAAATTCTTCCGTTATGCTATAAGGTTGCTGAACATGAAAATGTGATTTGGGTCTGTGATGGAGCAGCTAACGTCGGACAGATAGGGCATGCTGTAGGCGTTCTGCTCACTAACTTGGATAAGGGTAGGATGTGCTGCATAACAGCTGTTGCGGCTGGTTCAAAGCCGCACTTGGAAATTGCGGAGAAAGCAAAAAGGAATATTATCATAAACGGGTGTGGAAACAGATGCGCCTCAAAAGTCTTAGAGAGAGCTGGAAAAAGAATAGATTATGAGATTGACATATCAAAATATTTGAAGAAGGTGCCAACTCTCGACATTTATGAGGCGGACGTGAAGAAAATAGCAGAAGTGGTAATTAAGGAAGCAAAACTGTGA
- a CDS encoding TrpB-like pyridoxal phosphate-dependent enzyme, whose amino-acid sequence MLILNRFDLPPDDMPKYWYNILPDLPERLPPPKNPDNDPSRLDFIKSVMIKECLRQDSLDDRWVPIPNELRELYIQAGRPRPLYRALRLEKKLGLKNVKIYYKREDLSPTGSHKVNTALAQAYYASKQGLKTLVTETGAGQWGTALSYASRLNDLDSVIFWVRSVYEWKKDRRTFMKLYGAKVHASPSKITNAGKNALMQNPNHPGSLGLAISEGLEYASNHEGTAYALGSVLNHVLLHQTIIGLEAMRQFELADDYPDLIVACLGGGSNFGGIALPFIGEALKSKKDMRFLAAQSEAAPNLIKGEYKYDYGDVAEYTPLMKMYTLGHKVEMIPIKADGLRYHASAPIISLLRKHGIIDAVAYPADEKAVFEAARFFIESEGWLPAPESSYAIRAAIDSALEYEKRGEKKVILMNISGHGFLDLPAYKEIIFKGK is encoded by the coding sequence GTGTTAATCTTGAACAGATTTGACCTGCCCCCGGATGATATGCCAAAGTATTGGTATAATATTTTACCGGACCTTCCGGAACGACTTCCACCTCCTAAAAATCCTGACAATGATCCGTCAAGATTGGATTTCATTAAGAGCGTTATGATTAAAGAATGTTTAAGACAGGATTCTTTAGATGATCGTTGGGTACCGATTCCAAATGAATTAAGAGAACTTTATATTCAAGCTGGACGACCAAGACCCTTATATAGAGCTTTACGACTTGAGAAAAAATTGGGTCTCAAAAACGTTAAAATATATTATAAAAGAGAAGACTTATCTCCCACAGGCTCTCACAAAGTAAATACAGCTTTAGCACAGGCCTATTATGCATCGAAACAAGGTCTCAAGACACTTGTTACTGAAACAGGAGCGGGACAGTGGGGAACAGCCCTCTCTTATGCTTCTAGACTTAATGATCTTGATTCTGTAATTTTCTGGGTTCGTTCTGTTTATGAGTGGAAAAAAGATAGGAGAACATTCATGAAACTCTATGGTGCAAAGGTTCATGCATCACCAAGCAAGATTACTAATGCTGGTAAAAATGCATTAATGCAAAATCCGAATCACCCTGGTTCTTTAGGATTAGCAATATCTGAAGGTTTAGAATATGCTTCAAATCATGAAGGAACAGCTTATGCTTTAGGTTCTGTTTTAAATCATGTTCTTTTACACCAAACTATAATTGGGCTTGAAGCTATGAGACAGTTTGAATTAGCGGACGATTATCCTGATTTGATTGTTGCATGCCTTGGTGGTGGTAGTAATTTTGGAGGCATTGCATTGCCTTTCATAGGTGAAGCATTAAAGAGTAAAAAAGATATGAGATTCTTAGCAGCCCAATCAGAGGCGGCTCCTAACTTGATAAAAGGTGAGTATAAATATGATTATGGAGATGTTGCGGAATACACACCACTTATGAAAATGTATACGTTAGGTCATAAGGTTGAAATGATACCTATAAAAGCGGACGGTTTACGATACCATGCATCAGCACCAATTATAAGTTTACTTCGAAAACACGGAATAATAGATGCTGTAGCATATCCAGCAGATGAAAAAGCTGTATTTGAGGCGGCAAGATTTTTCATTGAGAGTGAAGGATGGTTACCAGCGCCAGAATCAAGTTACGCAATAAGGGCCGCCATAGATAGTGCGTTAGAGTATGAAAAAAGAGGCGAGAAAAAGGTTATTCTAATGAACATAAGTGGACACGGATTTTTAGATCTTCCCGCATATAAAGAAATAATATTTAAAGGAAAATAA
- a CDS encoding hemerythrin domain-containing protein: MVRPRQYELEELISVLLKEHKMIMNDITELKNAINEKNHEKINEIFTRFDSYLNQHVIDEEARLLKILLDSYGRGGSKEAIKVFQQHLKIHQLINNIKTLVNTSLESLNAEELNAKEIELNEMFKLHFEKEEKEIFPWVIETYKKVIKK, from the coding sequence ATGGTTAGGCCAAGACAGTACGAATTAGAAGAGCTCATTAGTGTGCTCTTAAAAGAACATAAGATGATAATGAATGATATCACTGAACTTAAAAATGCCATAAATGAGAAAAACCATGAAAAAATCAATGAGATATTTACCAGATTCGACTCATATCTTAATCAACATGTAATTGATGAAGAAGCTCGATTGTTAAAAATTCTCCTCGACAGTTATGGTCGGGGGGGATCAAAAGAGGCAATAAAAGTATTCCAGCAACATTTAAAAATTCATCAATTGATAAATAATATAAAGACATTAGTGAATACATCATTGGAATCATTAAATGCAGAAGAGTTAAATGCAAAAGAAATCGAATTGAATGAAATGTTTAAACTACACTTTGAAAAAGAAGAAAAAGAAATATTTCCATGGGTCATAGAAACTTACAAAAAAGTCATTAAAAAGTAA